Genomic segment of Synechococcus sp. A18-25c:
CGTGGCTACCCCTGGGCTCCACTCGGGGCTGAGTTGCTGTTTATCGCTTCACGCTTCTCGGGATTTTGGTGTTGCATCCAGGTGTTTGATCTGGGAACTGTGTTGCCCGCTGGACGCTGGATGGCGGCCTTTTCCTTGGCTTGGGCCGCGGGGCTCGTTGTTCCCGCTGCTCCTGGAGGTCTGGGTCTGTTTGAGGCCGTCTTGTTGCTGCGTCTGGGTACATCCGTGCCGGAAGCAGGATTGTTGGCCGTTGCTTTGAGTTATCGCTTGGTGGTCACGCTGGCCGATGTGCTTGCTGCTGCAGGAGCACGGGCCGATCGTCTGCTTGCTGAGTCGATCAGCAAGCGATCGAGTTCTGGATCGCCTTCCGTTGCCCCTTGAATCATGAGGGACTTGCCTGAGCATCACGGTCGAGTCGCGGTATGAGGGCTGAGGCCGCCAGTAGACCCAGAGCCAGGATCATCAGCGCAGGCCAGAGAGCTGCTGCAAGACGCTCATCGCCGGCGTACTGATAGACCCGTACCGCCAGGGTGTCGAAATCAAAGGGTCGCAGAGCAAAGGTGAGCGGAAGCTCTTTCACGGTGTCCACAAACACCAGCAAGCCCCCCACCACGATGGGGCCACGCAGAAGCGGGAAATGAACCCGTTTCAGAACGGCTGGCCAGCGGAGGCCAAGTCCTGTTGCGGCTTCATCGAGGCTTGGCGAGAGGCGTTCAAGAGCGGCATCAATGCCTCCTTTGTTGACGGCGAGGAATCGATCGCTGTAGCCCCAGAGCAGCAGAAGGATCGGTGAGAGCTGCCAAGGACCGCCTAGCAGCAACAGGGATAGCGCCAGCACGGCGCCAGGGATGGCGTATCCCATCCCCGCCAGGAACGTGACAGTTCTCAGCCAGTGCGATCGACTCCAGCGTTTTGCGATTGAGAGCAACAATGCGGCGCAACCCGCTAGCAGGGTGGCGGCCAGGGCAAGTGCGAGGCTCCGAAGCGTCAGCAAGATGAGCTCGGGTTCAAGACCATTGGTGAGTTGGTCTGCATTGATTCCTGCCCAGGTGAGTGGAACGCCAAGACTGATCAGGGGCGGAAAGACGCTTAATGCCTGCGCAACGAAGGCGCGTCCCCCATGCAGGGTCCAGGCCGGCGATTCTCCACCCGCCACGCCTTCCGACCAGCGGCGGCTGCGGCGACGCAGCCAGCGTTCTCCCACCAAAAGCATCAGCACAATGCAGAGTGTGATCAGGGCTAACCCCACCGCACCAGTGGCATCACCATCCATCTGCCAGGCCTGCAAGATGCCCGCCGACAGACTGGGAATGCCTAACAGCTGAACGGCGCCCAGTTCATTGGCTACTTCCATGCCCATCAGCGCGATGCCTGCACCAATGGCTGGAAGAGCCATCGGAAGGGCGATCCGTCTGAAGCTGCTCCAGGGGCCGACCCCCAATGATCGGCAGGCTTCGAGCTGACGACGCCCGCTAATGCTGAAGCTCTCCGTGCTGAGGAGGAACACGTAGGGATAGGTCGTCAAAGCCATGACGGCGATTCCCCATCCCAGTCCATGGATGCGGATGCCATGAAGACTGCCCAGATCCACCAACGTTCCCGCCAACAGATAAGAGGGTGTTGCTAGAGGAAGCAGCTGAGCGATCCGCAATCCGCGGCGGCCGGGGAACCGGCAGTTGGCTAAAAGCCAGCCATTGGCTGTGCCCACCAAGCCCCCCAGTCCTGCGGTGCCGAGCAGCAGTGTCAACGTGCCGCGAACCTGTGCCAGTCCATCAGAGCCGAGGCTGGCATTGCCATGGGTCAGTCCGAATAGGCCCTCCCTTAGCAGTCCGGCAATGGGGAGAAGCGCCAAGAGTGCAATCAACAGGGCTCCTGTGACCAACAGAAACCGACCCGACAGCAAGTTGAACGACTGGGGGCGGGTGGCCTTGCAGAAGATGCCTGGCATCGCGAAGGGATCGCTGCTCACAGTCGAATCAAGAACAAGCCAATGAATTGAGAATCATATTCAATTTCAA
This window contains:
- a CDS encoding iron ABC transporter permease, with the translated sequence MPGIFCKATRPQSFNLLSGRFLLVTGALLIALLALLPIAGLLREGLFGLTHGNASLGSDGLAQVRGTLTLLLGTAGLGGLVGTANGWLLANCRFPGRRGLRIAQLLPLATPSYLLAGTLVDLGSLHGIRIHGLGWGIAVMALTTYPYVFLLSTESFSISGRRQLEACRSLGVGPWSSFRRIALPMALPAIGAGIALMGMEVANELGAVQLLGIPSLSAGILQAWQMDGDATGAVGLALITLCIVLMLLVGERWLRRRSRRWSEGVAGGESPAWTLHGGRAFVAQALSVFPPLISLGVPLTWAGINADQLTNGLEPELILLTLRSLALALAATLLAGCAALLLSIAKRWSRSHWLRTVTFLAGMGYAIPGAVLALSLLLLGGPWQLSPILLLLWGYSDRFLAVNKGGIDAALERLSPSLDEAATGLGLRWPAVLKRVHFPLLRGPIVVGGLLVFVDTVKELPLTFALRPFDFDTLAVRVYQYAGDERLAAALWPALMILALGLLAASALIPRLDRDAQASPS